Proteins encoded in a region of the Sphingopyxis sp. OAS728 genome:
- a CDS encoding TonB-dependent receptor domain-containing protein yields the protein MKAMTNAGLDFAARRNAWRRGISALACAGALFGGASAHAQDADAEAPTDADIVVTGTLLRGVAPVGTNVVAVTEADVVASGAASANDLLASIPQVGNFGTIPAGLGNFGNPIVRPNIRNLGASGGSTTLVLVDGHRMVGAGILQTSFDPSVIPPDVIKRVDVIPDGGSSIYGSDAIGGVINFITRDRYDGIGVNARYGFAKNYQTIDASVIAGKDWGSGSVFVSYSYAWHDDLIGLDRDYATANQTDRGGGDFRSTACALANITVGTTTYALPGRAPGINRCDQTDYAAIYPREERHSVFAGLTQDLSDSVAFKLSAYWSKRDTLHRSAQSSASGTITAANPFFRPIGAELAHTVSFAFDDVFGPSNDSPSSFSSYGITPSFDFELGGGWQLRTMANFGRSENESTERSFNSTAATIALAGTTTATALNPYNLSATSPAVLAAIDDFVNYGDATQELAEGRVVLDGPLTHLPGGDIRLAVGGEYHYENIRSFTGSGPEAAVTGSNAYAARNVKSLFGELLIPIFGADNRTPGFYSLELSGSVRYDDYSDVGSTTNPKIGVTWRPFEALTIRGNYGTSFHAPSLADLGNSVDARVQVLPFSPFRAPTSSPFDALRPTIAIAGGNANLKPEKADTWSLGFDLKPAAIEGLVASATYFNVKFKDAIAVPPFTSPLLFTTPAYADFFILNPTLAQAQAAAGNLRVDGVPNLATLFAISSPYVLFLAQRANLGAVKVDGIDFNLAYNRPTGFGSINANFTGSYLLNRETQVVQGGPVNDDLKNGTGRFLFTAGLGATVGDFTARATLNHRSGYPVVGLAPQERVAAFDTVDLFFSYDLGDMLANTLLTLNVDNVFDEDPPFLNSASGYTNGSTLGRLVSFGIRTKF from the coding sequence ATGAAGGCGATGACGAACGCGGGTCTGGATTTTGCTGCGCGGCGGAACGCGTGGCGGCGGGGCATTTCGGCACTGGCATGCGCCGGCGCGCTGTTTGGCGGGGCCAGCGCCCATGCACAGGACGCCGATGCTGAAGCGCCCACCGATGCCGACATCGTCGTCACCGGCACCCTGCTGCGCGGCGTCGCGCCGGTCGGCACCAATGTCGTCGCGGTCACCGAGGCCGATGTTGTCGCCTCGGGCGCTGCCTCAGCGAACGATCTGCTCGCCTCGATCCCGCAGGTCGGCAATTTCGGGACGATCCCGGCCGGGCTCGGGAATTTCGGCAATCCGATCGTGCGCCCCAACATTCGCAACCTCGGCGCGAGCGGTGGCTCGACGACACTCGTGCTCGTCGACGGTCACCGCATGGTCGGCGCGGGCATCTTGCAAACAAGCTTCGACCCCTCGGTCATCCCGCCCGACGTCATCAAGCGCGTCGACGTCATCCCCGACGGCGGCTCGTCGATCTATGGCTCCGACGCGATCGGCGGCGTGATCAACTTCATCACGCGCGACCGTTACGACGGCATTGGCGTCAACGCGCGCTACGGCTTTGCCAAAAATTACCAGACGATCGACGCCAGCGTCATCGCGGGCAAGGATTGGGGCTCGGGATCGGTCTTCGTCTCCTATTCCTACGCCTGGCACGACGATCTGATCGGGCTCGACCGCGACTATGCGACCGCGAACCAGACCGACCGCGGCGGCGGCGATTTCCGCAGCACCGCCTGTGCGCTCGCGAACATCACCGTGGGCACGACGACCTATGCGCTCCCCGGCCGGGCGCCGGGCATCAATCGCTGCGACCAGACCGATTATGCCGCCATCTACCCGCGCGAGGAACGCCACAGCGTCTTCGCGGGGCTGACGCAGGATCTCAGCGATTCGGTCGCGTTCAAACTGTCGGCCTATTGGTCGAAGCGCGACACGCTGCACCGGAGCGCGCAGAGCAGTGCGAGCGGGACGATCACCGCGGCCAATCCCTTCTTCCGCCCGATCGGCGCCGAACTCGCGCACACCGTTTCGTTCGCGTTCGACGACGTTTTCGGTCCGAGCAACGACAGCCCGTCGAGCTTCAGCTCCTATGGCATCACCCCCAGCTTCGACTTCGAACTCGGCGGCGGTTGGCAGCTGCGCACGATGGCCAATTTCGGACGCAGCGAGAATGAATCGACCGAGCGTTCGTTCAACTCGACCGCAGCGACGATTGCGCTTGCCGGGACCACGACCGCGACTGCGCTCAATCCCTATAATCTCTCGGCAACCTCGCCCGCGGTGCTCGCGGCGATCGACGATTTCGTCAACTATGGCGATGCGACACAGGAACTCGCCGAGGGGCGCGTCGTGCTCGACGGCCCGCTGACGCACCTGCCCGGCGGCGACATCCGCCTCGCAGTCGGCGGCGAATATCACTATGAAAATATCCGCTCCTTCACCGGCAGCGGCCCCGAAGCGGCGGTCACGGGCTCGAACGCCTATGCTGCGCGCAATGTGAAGTCGCTGTTCGGCGAACTGCTGATCCCGATCTTCGGCGCCGACAACCGCACGCCCGGCTTCTACAGCCTCGAGCTGTCGGGGTCGGTCCGCTACGACGATTACAGCGACGTCGGCAGCACGACCAATCCCAAGATCGGGGTGACCTGGCGCCCGTTCGAGGCGCTGACGATCCGCGGCAATTATGGCACGTCGTTCCACGCGCCCAGCCTCGCCGACCTCGGCAATTCGGTCGATGCGCGCGTGCAGGTGCTGCCGTTCAGCCCGTTCCGCGCGCCGACCAGTTCGCCCTTCGACGCGCTGCGTCCGACGATTGCGATCGCCGGCGGCAACGCCAATCTGAAGCCCGAGAAGGCCGATACTTGGTCGCTCGGCTTCGACCTCAAACCCGCGGCGATCGAGGGTCTTGTCGCCAGCGCGACCTATTTCAACGTGAAGTTCAAGGATGCGATTGCGGTGCCGCCGTTCACCTCGCCTTTGCTGTTCACGACGCCGGCCTATGCGGATTTCTTCATCCTCAACCCGACGCTCGCGCAGGCGCAGGCGGCGGCCGGAAATCTCCGTGTCGATGGCGTACCCAACCTCGCGACGCTGTTCGCGATCAGCTCGCCCTATGTGCTGTTCCTCGCGCAGCGCGCGAACCTCGGCGCGGTGAAGGTCGACGGCATCGACTTCAATCTCGCCTATAATCGCCCGACGGGTTTCGGTTCGATCAACGCCAATTTCACCGGCAGCTACCTCCTCAATCGCGAGACGCAGGTGGTGCAGGGTGGTCCGGTCAACGACGACCTCAAGAACGGGACGGGCCGCTTCCTCTTCACGGCGGGGCTCGGTGCGACGGTCGGCGATTTCACCGCGCGCGCGACGCTCAACCATCGCAGCGGCTATCCGGTCGTCGGGCTGGCGCCGCAGGAGCGCGTCGCGGCGTTCGACACCGTCGACCTCTTCTTCAGCTACGATCTTGGCGACATGCTCGCGAACACGCTGCTGACGCTGAACGTCGACAATGTCTTTGACGAGGACCCGCCGTTCCTGAACAGTGCATCGGGATATACCAATGGCAGCACGCTCGGCCGGCTGGTATCTTTCGGTATTCGCACCAAATTCTGA